One Mycolicibacterium goodii genomic region harbors:
- a CDS encoding ImmA/IrrE family metallo-endopeptidase, whose amino-acid sequence MPASRSVTRAVNAVLDLAPHRGEVTLTRLVDAVSEDRGKPIEIIMEELPVGVCGQWRQYADRDVFLIQKGLPAWDRTLAHELGHLVLGHEGISIVEAAQDNVELASSDLISYMLNQRTGCMGPNGEDIEQEAEDFAALLLYRLGRLPSDRSSIVQVRLGEAFG is encoded by the coding sequence GTGCCAGCCAGTCGTAGCGTCACGCGCGCAGTGAACGCGGTGCTCGATCTCGCGCCGCACCGGGGGGAAGTGACGTTGACGCGCCTCGTCGACGCCGTCAGCGAGGATCGCGGCAAGCCCATCGAGATCATCATGGAAGAACTTCCGGTCGGGGTGTGCGGGCAGTGGCGTCAGTACGCCGACCGCGACGTGTTCCTCATCCAGAAGGGGCTGCCGGCCTGGGATCGCACGCTCGCCCACGAACTCGGCCATCTGGTTCTCGGGCACGAGGGCATCTCGATCGTCGAGGCCGCGCAGGACAACGTGGAACTCGCCAGTTCCGATCTGATCAGCTACATGCTCAACCAGCGAACCGGGTGCATGGGACCCAACGGCGAGGACATCGAGCAGGAGGCCGAGGACTTTGCCGCCCTGCTGCTGTACCGCCTGGGCCGGCTGCCGTCCGATCGGTCCTCGATCGTGCAGGTGCGGCTCGGAGAGGCGTTTGGTTGA
- a CDS encoding superoxide dismutase — MAEYTLPDLDYDYGALEPHISGQINELHHSKHHATYVKGVNDAIAKLEEARANGDHAAIFLNEKNLAFHLGGHINHTIWWKNLSPNGGDKPTGELAAAIDDQFGSFDKFQAQFTAAANGLQGSGWAVLGYDSLGGKLLTFQLYDQQANVPLGIIPLLQVDMWEHAFYLQYKNVKADYVKAFWNVVNWEDVQNRFAAATSKTSGLIFG, encoded by the coding sequence GTGGCTGAATACACCCTGCCGGACCTGGATTACGACTATGGAGCCCTCGAACCCCATATCTCCGGTCAGATCAACGAGCTGCACCACAGCAAGCACCACGCGACCTACGTCAAGGGTGTGAACGACGCGATTGCCAAGCTCGAGGAGGCACGGGCCAACGGCGACCACGCGGCCATCTTCCTGAACGAGAAGAACCTCGCATTCCATCTGGGTGGCCACATCAACCACACGATCTGGTGGAAGAACCTCTCCCCCAACGGTGGTGACAAGCCGACCGGCGAGCTCGCGGCCGCGATCGACGACCAGTTCGGCTCGTTCGACAAGTTCCAGGCCCAGTTCACCGCCGCGGCCAACGGCCTGCAGGGGTCGGGTTGGGCCGTGCTCGGCTACGACAGCCTGGGCGGCAAGCTGCTGACCTTCCAGCTCTACGACCAGCAGGCCAACGTGCCGCTCGGCATCATCCCGCTGCTGCAGGTCGACATGTGGGAGCACGCGTTCTACCTGCAGTACAAGAACGTCAAGGCCGACTACGTCAAGGCGTTCTGGAACGTCGTCAACTGGGAGGATGTGCAAAACCGCTTCGCGGCAGCCACTTCCAAGACCAGCGGCCTGATCTTCGGCTGA
- a CDS encoding peptidase, which yields MDKGSGRAIEIAPFHSGGSLKGFVVSGRWPDSTKEWAQLLIATVRVASLPGLLSTTTIFGVREELPEEPQPGTVGLVMAEGPVVGESAVTPGRFADHQPPALLMLHPPSETTPSLPECAGAASGCVLLPGLPHLGLEHRAAWVEAEADGTVTSMVSRVGVDPISHPDTAILAMLLAA from the coding sequence ATGGATAAGGGGTCCGGTCGGGCGATCGAGATCGCCCCCTTTCATTCCGGCGGATCACTCAAGGGTTTTGTGGTGTCAGGACGCTGGCCGGACTCCACCAAGGAGTGGGCACAATTGTTGATCGCGACGGTCCGTGTCGCCTCCTTGCCCGGATTGCTCTCCACCACAACGATTTTCGGGGTCCGCGAGGAACTGCCGGAGGAACCGCAACCCGGAACCGTCGGTCTGGTCATGGCCGAGGGCCCCGTGGTCGGCGAGTCCGCGGTGACGCCCGGGCGCTTCGCCGACCACCAACCGCCTGCGTTGCTGATGCTGCACCCGCCCTCGGAGACGACGCCATCCCTGCCCGAATGCGCTGGGGCGGCGTCGGGTTGCGTACTTCTGCCCGGCCTGCCGCACCTGGGGCTCGAACACCGAGCGGCCTGGGTGGAGGCCGAGGCCGACGGCACCGTGACCTCGATGGTGAGCCGCGTCGGCGTCGATCCCATCAGCCATCCCGACACCGCGATTCTGGCGATGTTGCTGGCGGCGTGA
- a CDS encoding transcriptional regulator, with the protein MSKTFAARLNRLFDTVYPPGRGPHTSAEVIAALKSEGITMSAPYLSQLRSGNRTNPSAATMAALANFFRIKPAYFTDDEYYEKLDKELTWLANMRDEGVRRIAARTVGLSPEAQQDLVQKAEELRRREQLDTAE; encoded by the coding sequence ATGAGCAAGACGTTCGCCGCCCGCCTGAACCGCCTGTTTGACACGGTTTATCCCCCCGGGCGCGGACCCCACACGTCAGCCGAGGTGATTGCTGCGCTCAAGTCCGAGGGCATCACAATGTCGGCTCCGTATCTTTCGCAGCTGCGTTCGGGGAACCGCACCAACCCGTCCGCCGCAACCATGGCTGCTCTTGCCAACTTCTTCCGTATCAAGCCCGCGTACTTCACCGACGACGAGTACTACGAGAAGCTCGACAAGGAACTCACCTGGCTCGCGAACATGCGTGACGAAGGGGTCCGCCGCATTGCTGCTCGCACAGTTGGGCTCTCGCCGGAGGCACAGCAGGATCTCGTCCAGAAGGCCGAGGAACTGCGCCGCCGCGAACAACTCGACACCGCGGAGTGA